The Longimicrobiaceae bacterium genomic sequence GGCGTTCCACTTCCCGCCGTTGATCTGCTGGTTCACCTGCACGGTGCCCAGCTTGGTCCCGCTCGCGTTCCAGGCGATGTAGGGCGCCGTGGTGGAGCGGTTGGTCCCGGCCACCCACCAGGCGTCGATCGTCTTCGTCGCAGCGGCCGGCAGGTAGAACCAGAAGGTGGCCGGGTCGCTGATCGCCTGCGTGCTCGCGTAGTTGTACCCGGTCCCGTAGTACCCGGCGCTGCTCCCGACGGCCCAGTTGGCCGACACCTCGTACTTCGCCACGGAGGTGTTGTTGTTGTTGTTGTTGCTGTCCACGATGATGCTCGTGGAGCTGGTCCCGCAGTGCGAGTTGATCCGGTTCATGTAGTCGGACCACGGCCAGTTCGGGCCGGGATCGGTCCGGTTGTACGGCTGGAGCTGGCCGTGCGCCACGTAGTGGTAGCGGTCGCGGGGGATCGCGTACGCCTTGCTGATGTCGCAGGACAGCTTGGCCGAGGCGTCGACCTGCGCGACGGGGAAGGAGCTCTGCGAGGCGTAGCCCCCGTGCTCGATGCCGACGGTGAAGTGGTTGCTGGAGTAGCCGTTGCGCCAGCACTCGTGGCTGCTGTTCAGCGAGCAGTCGTAGGTGGCGGCAATGTGCCACGCGCGGTCCGCCTCACGCACGAGCTGCGAGATCTCGGCGCCATCCTCCCGCACCACGTAGTGCGCGCTGGCCTGGGCCGAGGAGTTGGTCAGCCAGCTCCAGCACGAGGTGTACGAGCCCTCGCAGGTGTGGATGATCACCATGTGCACCTTGCCGATGTCCCCCGTCGGCCGGGCGTTGTAGTTGGGGGACGGGCGCCACACCGTGCCCGCGACGCAGTAGTCGGGGGCGCACGCCTGGGCGGAGGCCTGCACCTTCGGCCGGGGGAAGTCGGCGGCGACATGCGTGGGCATCAGCGAGGCCAGCAGCTTCCCCGCGAAGTTCTTCCCCACCACCCCCTTCTGCAGGGTGTTGTACACGTCGTAGTGCACGTAGATGGCCTGTCCCTCGCTGCTCTCGATCCCGCTGTAGCGGGCCACGGCGGGCGCCCAGGCCGCCACGTCGGCGCGGTTCAGCTTCATCTCCTCCGCGTACGCGCCCAGCAGGGCCGCCGCCGCGCGGATGTTGGCCTCCGGGCTGCTCTTCACCGCGGCTTCCGACACGTTCGCCAGCGCCGCGCCCCGGGTGAGACGCTCACCACGGAGCGCCATGATCCCGAACGCGGCCTCCTGACCGGGGAACTCCTCCTCGCCCTTCACCATCTCCCAGCCGGTCTCCACGTAGCCCACGGCCTTGAGGAGCGAGGCGGGGACGTTGAAGTCGCGGCCGGCCTGTTCGAACACGGCGTCGAGCTGCGAGGTCGCGGCGGGCGCGCTCGGCGGGGGGGTGCTGGGCGGGGACGTCGGCTGGTCGCTACAGGCAGCGAGGAGCGACAGGGCGGCCAGGGCGGCGGCCAGGGAGCGGATGCTGCGCATGGAGATCCCTCCTGCGGTGGAAGAGATGACGGGCGCCGCCGGGTCACGGCGCACCGCCGGACACGCCCCGGTATGTCGGGGCGGAGTCGCCGCGGTCGCAAG encodes the following:
- a CDS encoding N-acetylmuramoyl-L-alanine amidase, producing the protein MRSIRSLAAALAALSLLAACSDQPTSPPSTPPPSAPAATSQLDAVFEQAGRDFNVPASLLKAVGYVETGWEMVKGEEEFPGQEAAFGIMALRGERLTRGAALANVSEAAVKSSPEANIRAAAALLGAYAEEMKLNRADVAAWAPAVARYSGIESSEGQAIYVHYDVYNTLQKGVVGKNFAGKLLASLMPTHVAADFPRPKVQASAQACAPDYCVAGTVWRPSPNYNARPTGDIGKVHMVIIHTCEGSYTSCWSWLTNSSAQASAHYVVREDGAEISQLVREADRAWHIAATYDCSLNSSHECWRNGYSSNHFTVGIEHGGYASQSSFPVAQVDASAKLSCDISKAYAIPRDRYHYVAHGQLQPYNRTDPGPNWPWSDYMNRINSHCGTSSTSIIVDSNNNNNNTSVAKYEVSANWAVGSSAGYYGTGYNYASTQAISDPATFWFYLPAAATKTIDAWWVAGTNRSTTAPYIAWNASGTKLGTVQVNQQINGGKWNA